GGTCCCCAAGGACGGCGTCAGCTGGATCAGCATGGACGCGCCGCTCCGCGAGCCGATGCTGGTCAAGGGCCAGGTCGACGCGATCTCCGGGTTCGCCTTCACCAGCCTGCTCAACCTGGGGCACGCCGGCGTCCCCGCCAGCGAGCTCGTGGTGTTCAACTACTCCGACTTCGGCGTCAAGCTGTACGGGAACGCGGTCATCGTCAGCCCCAGGTTCGCCGCCGCCCACCCGGAGCAGGTGAAGGCCTTCCTCCGGGCGCTGAACCGGTCGATCAAGGCGGTCGTCGCCGATCCGGCCGCGGGCATCAAGGCCGTCAAGGCGGCCGATCCCTCGCTCGACGAGGAGCTCGAGCAGAAGCGCCTCGGGATCGCGCTGAAGCAGAGCGTCCTCACCCCCGACGTGCGGGCCGACGGCCTGGGAGCGGTCCGCGAGGCGCGGCTCAAGGCGGCGATCGACGAGGTCGTCTCCTCCTTCGGTCTCGCCGCGACGCCCAAGACCTCGGACATCTTCGACGCGGCGTTCTTGCCCGCGAAGCCCGAGCGCCTCGCCGGGCACTAGGGTCCTGAGGTCCACCGACGGGGGGCCAGCGCCACGTGGCGCTGGCTCCTCGCCTCGTGATCTCGGTACGCCCCCAGCTCACTCACTCGACCTCTTTGAAGTCGTAAGCCCCTCCGGCCTGGATCAGCAGGTATCGCAGCGGCCTGTCCGTCGTGTTCACGACGCGGTGCACCCGCCCTGGCGCGATGTCCTGCCGCTCGCCGGGCGCCAGCGCGACGACGCCGCCGGGATCGCGCAGGCCGACCTCGAGGCCGGGCTCCAGGCAGAACACGT
The DNA window shown above is from Anaeromyxobacter diazotrophicus and carries:
- a CDS encoding ABC transporter substrate-binding protein, which codes for MTCRSRTLAAACLSLTLLAAGTTARAAEPVKVRLTLDWKFEGPAALFLLASRAGYFAAEGLDVTIDPGNGSAGAVNRVASGAYDLGVADLNALIDYDVKNPGQAMKGVYMVYNHAPYAIIALKKSGIAKPADLAGRKLGAPGFDAARKTWPAFAQHAKVPKDGVSWISMDAPLREPMLVKGQVDAISGFAFTSLLNLGHAGVPASELVVFNYSDFGVKLYGNAVIVSPRFAAAHPEQVKAFLRALNRSIKAVVADPAAGIKAVKAADPSLDEELEQKRLGIALKQSVLTPDVRADGLGAVREARLKAAIDEVVSSFGLAATPKTSDIFDAAFLPAKPERLAGH
- a CDS encoding cupin domain-containing protein, giving the protein MPDFADVEWLARTESVQVRVNTLGPHQGTPWHFHTAVTDHVFCLEPGLEVGLRDPGGVVALAPGERQDIAPGRVHRVVNTTDRPLRYLLIQAGGAYDFKEVE